One window from the genome of Oncorhynchus kisutch isolate 150728-3 linkage group LG21, Okis_V2, whole genome shotgun sequence encodes:
- the LOC116356177 gene encoding titin-like isoform X1 — translation MPWKCGLIITLFLVLFTLHATAIKERNNRGSLQRGVIGTETEAINSMHLVELLKTTKQNSNVRTVFDLEKHRRKRSAVFHSGVRVCPQETINEVIASHQAYYRLRVCQEAVWEAFRIFFDRIPVTTEYTTWVHTCQHESLCLADLATNFSNSEEHMSMVYRRMNLRDERQSTGAEAAATTAAPEVTEIAGPEETQTAAPEPPTPVTSDSSVPDAPDDTVEVEEETAAGEDSELPNIVPENHVEEIVEFSIDLVDPGYRELLDDPDSPQYVDLSQHLQDQMLHVFDKLPGFKEISVLGISEAHGSEGPGGVTVHYSLVFQTISEDDTGTPVSAVPSLWEMVAKALSEEASLPVDLQSLNFEPAKGIPPTTTPVEEAVEETIEDSIEPAFHNDLDISTDEPEIAMEKPRLDVPLGPVEKEYVLITFLDSTDIPEKQEEAAPPERGDVPYIYKDTSDELVESESEATTEPEEEVPFITHMIETIQAIDEGTGELVRDYFPTSPAEEYPEPPFGNLVPTNGYPVLPHEDLDITSAHEIKSIETNDPAKLLPNLISEEEAVVEKEAEPTPTTQIKLTTVIATEEEVSNPELPVTTLSAITDQPATEAIEDFEVEDDIIHIPIEGEEVEEPEPEEEVVGISEPEKAVVVEPEPEEEVFEEPEPNEDVVEDPEPEADVDEVLVVKILEPEEEVVENSEPEEEVVEPEPEEEVVEISKPEKEVVVEPEPEEEVFEEPEPNEDLVEDPEPESDVDEVLVVKVLEPEEEVVENSEPEEEVAEEPEPGEKVNEVSEPEEEVVEVLEPEEEVVEPEPEEEAVEVSEPGEEVVKAPEPEEEVVEEPEEEVVELLEPEEEVVEELEPEKEVVEELEPEEEVVEVSEPEKEVHEVFVVEVLETEEEVVENLEPEEEVAEELEPGEKVDEVSEPDEEVGEVLEPEEEVVDELEPGEGVVELLEPEKEVLVELQTEEEVVEVLEPEKEVLEELKPEEVVVEESKPEEMVVEEPKLEETVVEEEVVQELEPEEEVVEEPEPEENVIEVSEHEEKVVEKTEEEVFGELEPEEAVVEELEPEEVVVEELEPKEAVVEELEPEEEVVEELEPDEEVVKEPEPEVEVVEEPVPEDEVVVKPEHEEEVIEESEPEEDIVEEPEPEEEVVDELKSEEEVVEEPVDEKLEPAEEVVEELEPEEEVVEEPEPEEEVVEEPETEEEVIEVLEHEEKVVDEPEVEVVETPAYEEEVIEESEPEEDIVEDPEPEEVVVEELEPEEEVVEELEPEEAVVGELEPEKAVVEELEPEKVVVEELEPKEVVVEELEPAEEVVGELEPEKAVVEELEPEKAVVEELEPKEVVVEELEPAEEVVEELEPEEDVVGEPEPEEEVVEEPKPEEEVVEEPEPEDEVVEEPEYEEEVGEEPEPEEEVIEEPKPEEEVVEEPEPEDEVVEEPEYEKAVVEELEPEKAVVEELEPKEVVVEELDPAEEVVEELEPEEDVVGEPEPEEEVVEEPKPEEEVVEEPEPEDEVVEEPEYEKAVVEELEPEKAVVEELEPKEVVVEELDPAEEVVEELEPEEDVVGEPEPEEEVVEEPKPEEEVVEEPEPEDEVVEEPEYEEEVVEEPEPEEEVIEEPKPEEEVVEEPEPEDEVVEEPEYEEEVVEKAVVEELEPKEVVVEELEPAEEVVEVLEPEEDVVEEPEPEEEVVEEPKPEEEVVEEPEPEDEVVEEPEYEEEVVEELEPEKAVVEELEPKEVVVEELEPAEEVVEVLEPEEDVVEEPEPEEEVVEEPKPEEEVVEEPEPEDEVVEEPEYEEEVVEEPKPEEEVVEEPEPEDEVVEEPEYEEEVIEETEPEKEVVEVLEPEEGEVEEPMPEEEVIEEPKPEEEVVEEPEPEDEVVEEPEYEEEVIEETEPEEEVVEVLEPEEGEVEEPMPEEEVIEEPKPEEEVVEEPEPEDEVVEEPEYEEEVIEESEPEEEVVEVLEPEEGEVEEPMPEEEEVQEPEPEEEVVEDPGPEEGVVEVSEPEEEDVEEPEPEEEEVEDPEPEEGVVEETQLEENISEPPAEEIKIIQPVDSLEDTLFGEETWKPDPVEEDNIVPIEDQSTEEDMEELLPEYHGYEDSYPEEAVDTVEETDDTAEVSEVEVAPLPEESEEEIAMIAEPIPDSTSTPPAESDTVPVVDVTESPSELELMVEDTEEPEVVVIDEEAEEEVVEDSEPEGGRVQDLADELDQMDLVSTEPINLPEASGYSLAPEEHPVETTASPPLRYMTTPSMTTASKGRELVVFFSLRVTNMRFSDDLFNKSSSEYRSLENTFLELLLPYLQSNLTGFKKLEILNFRNGSIVVNSKMKFTKSVPYNVTQAVHCVLEDFCNAAAMRLNIEIDSHSLDIEPADQADPCKFLACNDFSHCVVNRWSREAECLCDPGYIAMDGLPCQSICVLQPDYCQNGGRCEIVPRHGATCRYPENYTSSRPDKFRTSSVE, via the exons AGCAGAAGCAGCCGCAACCACAGCAGCACCAGAGGTCACTGAGATAGCAG GTCCAGAAGAGACCCAGACTGCTGCACCAGAACCACCCACTCCCGTGACCAGTGATTCCAGTGTCCCTGATGCTCCTgatgatacagttgaagtagaaGAAGAAACCGCTGCTGGGGAG GACTCTGAGCTGCCCAACATTGTTCCGGAGAACCATGTGGAGGAGATAGTGGAGTTCAGCATTGACCTGGTGGACCCAGGCTACAGGGAACTACTGGATGACCCTGACTCCCCCCAATATGTTGACCTCTCTCAACACCTGCAAGACCAG ATGCTCCATGTTTTTGACAAGCTCCCAGGATTTAAAGAGATCAGTGTTTTGGGAATCAG CGAGGCCCATGGGAGTGAAGG ACCTGGAGGAGTGACAGTGCACTATTCTCTGGTCTTTCAGACAATTTCAGAGGATGACACAGGGACTCCAGTGTCAGCTGTGCCCAGCCTGTGGGAAATGGTGGCCAAGGCTTTGAGTGAAGAGGCCTCTCTGCCAGTGGATCTACAGTCATTAAACTTTGAACCAG CAAAAGGGATTCCACCAACTACAACACCAGTTGAGGAAGCTGTTGAGGAAACGATTGAAGAT TCCATTGAGCCAGCTTTCCACAACGATCTGGACATATCCACAGATGAGCCAGAGATTGCCATGGAGAAACCTCGTCTGGATGTTCCACTTGGCCCTGTGGAAAAGGAATATGTGCTCATCACCTTCCTGGACTCTACAGATATTCcagaaaaacaagaagaagcagcaCCACCAGAGAGGGGAGATGTGCCCTACATCTACAAGGACACTAGTGATGAATTAGTGGAGAGTGAATCTGAAGCAACAACTGAACCAGAGGAAGAGGTGCCATTTATCACACACATGATTGAAACCATTCAAGCCATTGATGAGGGAACTGGTGAGCTTGTAAGAGACTATTTCCCAACCTCTCCTGCTGAGGAATACCCTGAGCCACCTTTTGGTAATTTAGTCCCTACTAATGGGTACCCTGTTTTACCCCATGAGGATTTGGATATTACCTCCGCCCATGAAATAAAAAGTATAGAAACTAATGATCCAGCTAAACTCCTTCCTAACTTGATATCAGAGGAGGAGGCTGTTGTTGAGAAGGAGGCTGAGCCTACTCCGACCACTCAGATTAAGCTTACCACAGTCATTGCCACTGAGGAAGAGGTATCTAACCCTGAATTACCTGTGACGACTCTCTCAGCCATCACAGATCAGCCTGCCACTGAAGCAATAGAGGACTTTGAAGTTGAAGATGATATTATCCATATTCCGATTGAAGGGGAAGAGGTTGAGGAACCAGAACCTGAGGAAGAGGTAGTTGGGATCTCGGAACCTGAAAAAGCAGTAGTTGTGGAACCAGAACCTGAGGAAGAGGTATTTGAGGAACCAGAGCCCAATGAAGACGTAGTTGAAGATCCAGAACCTGAGGCAGATGTAGATGAGGTCTTGGTAGTTAAGATCTTGGAACCTGAGGAAGAAGTAGTTGAGAACTCGGAACCCGAGGAAGAAGTAGTTGAACCAGAACCTGAGGAAGAGGTAGTTGAGATCTCGAAACCTGAAAAAGAGGTGGTTGTGGAACCAGAACCTGAGGAAGAGGTATTTGAGGAACCAGAGCCCAATGAAGACTTAGTTGAAGATCCAGAACCTGAGTCAGACGTAGATGAGGTCTTGGTAGTTAAGGTCTTGGAACCTGAGGAAGAAGTAGTTGAGAACTCGGAACCTGAGGAAGAAGTAGCTGAGGAACCAGAACCTGGTGAAAAGGTAAATGAGGTCTCGGAACCTGAGGAAGAGGTAGTTGAGGTCTTGGAACCTGAGGAAGAAGTAGTTGAACCAGAACCTGAGGAAGAGGCAGTTGAGGTCTCGGAACCCGGGGAAGAGGTAGTTAAGGCACCAGAACCTGAGGAAGAGGTAGTTGAGGAACCAGAGGAAGAGGTAGTTGAGCTCTTGGAACCTGAGGAAGAGGTAGTTGAGGAACTAGAACCAGAGAAAGAGGTAGTTGAGGAACTAGAACCCGAGGAAGAGGTAGTTGAGGTCTCGGAACCTGAGAAAGAGGTACATGAGGTCTTTGTAGTTGAGGTCTTGGAAACTGAGGAAGAAGTAGTTGAGAACCTGGAACCTGAGGAAGAGGTAGCTGAGGAACTAGAACCTGGTGAAAAGGTAGATGAGGTCTCAGAACCTGATGAAGAGGTAGGTGAGGTCTTGGAACCTGAGGAAGAAGTAGTTGATGAACTTGAACCTGGGGAAGGGGTAGTTGAGTTGTTAGAACCTGAGAAAGAGGTACTTGTGGAATTACAAACTGAGGAAGAGGTAGTTGAGGTCTTGGAACCTGAGAAAGAAGTACTTGAGGAACTAAAACCTGAGGAAGTGGTAGTTGAGGAATCAAAGCCTGAGGAAATGGTAGTTGAGGAACCAAAGCTTGAGGAAACGGTAGTTGAGGAAGAGGTAGTTCAGGAATTAGAACCTGAGGAAGAGGTAGTTGAAGAACCAGAACCTGAAGAAAATGTAATTGAGGTTTCAGAACATGAGGAAAAGGTAGTTGAGAAAACAGAAGAAGAGGTATTTGGGGAACTAGAACCTGAGGAAGCGGTTGTTGAGGAACTAGAACCTGAGGAAGTGGTTGTTGAGGAACTAGAACCCAAGGAAGCGGTTGTTGAGGAACTAGAACCCGAGGAAGAGGTAGTTGAGGAACTGGAACCTGATGAAGAGGTAGTTAAGGAACCAGAGCCTGAGGTAGAGGTAGTTGAGGAACCAGTCCCAGAGGATGAGGTAGTTGTAAAACCAGAACATGAGGAGGAGGTAATTGAGGAATCAGAGCCTGAGGAAGACATAGTTGAGGAACCAGAGCCTGAGGAAGAGGTAGTTGACGAACTAAAAtctgaggaagaggttgttgagGAACCGGTAGATGAGAAACTAGAACCTGCGGAAGAGGTAGTTGAGGAACTAGAAcctgaggaagaggttgttgagGAACCAGAGCCTGAGGAAGAGGTAGTTGAAGAACCAGAAACTGAGGAAGAGGTAATTGAGGTCTTGGAACATGAGGAAAAGGTAGTTGATGAACCAGAGGTTGAGGTTGTTGAAACACCAGCATATGAGGAAGAGGTAATTGAGGAATCAGAGCCTGAGGAAGACATAGTTGAGGATCCAGAGCCTGAGGAAGTGgtagttgaggaactagagccTGAAGAAGAGGTTGTTGAGGAACTAGAACCTGAGGAAGCGGTAGTTGGGGAACTAGAACCTGAGAAAGCGGTAGTTGAGGAACTAGAACCTGAGAAAGTGGTAGTTGAGGAATTAGAACCCAAGGAAGTGGTAGTTGAGGAACTAGAACCTGCGGAAGAGGTAGTTGGGGAACTAGAACCTGAGAAAGCAGTAGTTGAGGAACTAGAACCTGAGAAAGCGGTAGTTGAGGAATTAGAACCCAAGGAAGTGGTAGTTGAGGAACTAGAACCTGCGGAAGAGGTAGTTGAGGAACTAGAACCTGAGGAAGATGTAGTTGGGGAACCAGAGCCTGAGGAAGAGGTAGTTGAGGAACCAAAGCCTGAAGAAGAGGTAGTTGAGGAACCAGAACCAGAGGATGAGGTAGTTGAAGAACCAGAATATGAGGAAGAGGTAGGTGAGGAACCAGAGCCTGAGGAAGAGGTAATTGAGGAACCAAAGCCTGAAGAAGAGGTAGTTGAGGAACCAGAACCAGAGGATGAGGTAGTTGAAGAACCAGAATATGAGAAAGCGGTAGTTGAGGAACTAGAACCTGAGAAAGCGGTAGTTGAGGAATTAGAACCTAAGGAAGTGGTAGTTGAGGAACTAGACCCAGCGGAAGAGGTAGTTGAGGAACTAGAACCTGAGGAAGATGTAGTTGGGGAACCAGAGCCGGAGGAAGAGGTAGTTGAGGAACCAAAGCCTGAAGAAGAGGTAGTTGAGGAACCAGAACCAGAGGATGAGGTAGTTGAAGAACCAGAATATGAGAAAGCGGTAGTTGAGGAACTAGAACCTGAGAAAGCGGTAGTTGAGGAATTAGAACCTAAGGAAGTGGTAGTTGAGGAACTAGACCCCGCGGAAGAGGTAGTTGAGGAACTAGAACCTGAGGAAGATGTAGTTGGGGAACCAGAGCCGGAGGAAGAGGTAGTTGAGGAACCAAAGCCTGAAGAAGAGGTAGTTGAGGAACCAGAACCAGAGGATGAGGTAGTTGAAGAACCAGAATATGAGGAAGAGGTAGTTGAGGAACCAGAGCCTGAGGAAGAGGTAATTGAGGAACCAAAGCCTGAAGAAGAGGTAGTTGAGGAACCAGAACCAGAGGATGAGGTAGTTGAAGAACCAGAATATGAGGAAGAGGTAGTTGAGAAAGCGGTAGTTGAGGAATTAGAACCTAAGGAAGTGGTAGTTGAGGAACTAGAACCCGCggaagaggtagttgaggtacTAGAACCTGAGGAAGATGTAGTTGAGGAACCAGAGCCTGAGGAAGAAGTAGTTGAGGAACCAAAGCCTGAAGAAGAGGTAGTTGAGGAACCAGAACCAGAGGATGAGGTAGTTGAAGAACCAGAATATGAGGAAGAGGTAGTTGAGGAACTAGAACCTGAGAAAGCGGTAGTTGAGGAATTAGAACCTAAGGAAGTGGTAGTTGAGGAACTAGAACCCGCggaagaggtagttgaggtacTAGAACCTGAGGAAGATGTAGTTGAGGAACCAGAGCCTGAGGAAGAAGTAGTTGAGGAACCAAAGCCTGAAGAAGAGGTAGTTGAGGAACCAGAACCAGAGGATGAGGTAGTTGAAGAACCAGAATATGAGGAAGAGGTAGTTGAGGAACCAAAGCCTGAAGAAGAGGTAGTTGAGGAACCAGAACCAGAGGATGAGGTAGTTGAAGAACCAGAATATGAGGAAGAGGTAATTGAGGAAACAGAACCTGAGAAAGAGGTAGTTGAGGTCTTGGAACCTGAAGAAGGGGAAGTTGAAGAACCAATGCCTGAGGAAGAGGTAATTGAGGAACCAAAGCCTGAAGAAGAGGTAGTTGAGGAACCAGAACCAGAGGATGAGGTAGTTGAAGAACCAGAATATGAGGAAGAGGTAATTGAGGAAACAGAACCTGAGGAAGAGGTAGTTGAGGTCTTGGAACCTGAAGAAGGGGAAGTTGAAGAACCAATGCCTGAGGAAGAGGTAATTGAGGAACCAAAGCCTGAAGAAGAGGTAGTTGAGGAACCAGAACCAGAGGATGAGGTAGTTGAAGAACCAGAATATGAGGAAGAGGTCATTGAGGAATCAGAACCTGAGGAAGAGGTAGTTGAGGTCTTGGAACCTGAAGAAGGGGAAGTTGAAGAACCAATGCCTGAGGAAGAGGAAGTTCAAGAACCGGAGCCTGAGGAAGAGGTAGTTGAAGACCCAGGACCCGAGGAAGGGGTAGTTGAGGTCTCGGAACCTGAGGAAGAGGATGTTGAAGAACCGGAGCCTGAGGAAGAGGAAGTTGAAGATCCAGAACCTGAGGAAGGGGTAGTTGAGGAAACACAGCTTGAGGAAAATATTAGTGAGCCACCAGCTGAAGAAATTAAAATCATCCAACCTGTGGATTCTTTAGAGGACACTCTATTTGGAGAGGAAACCTGGAAACCTGATCCTGTTGAAGAGGACAATATTGTTCCAATAGAAGACCAGTCAACTGAGGAGGACATGGAGGAACTGTTGCCTGAATACCACGGGTATGAGGACAGCTATCCTGAGGAAGCTGTTGATACTGTGGAAGAAACAG ATGACACAGCAGAGGTCAGTGAAGTGGAAGTGGCTCCATTGccagaggagagtgaagaggagaTAGCAATGATAGCAGAACCCATCCCTGACTCTACGTCAACACCACCTGCAGAATCTGACACTGTGCCTGTGGTAGATGTAACAGAGTCACCTTCAGAGTTAGAGCTGATGGTGGAGGATACTGAGGAGCCTGAGGTGGTTGTTATCGATGAAGAGGCTGAAGAGGAGGTCGTAGAGGACTCAGAACCTGAGGGCGGGCGTGTGCAAGACCTTGCAGACGAACTTGATCAAATGGACCTGGTAAGCACAGAGCCCATTAACCTTCCAGAGGCCAGTGGATACTCATTGGCTCCTGAGGAGCACCCCGTCGAGACCACAGCTTCTCCACCACTGAGATACATGACCACTCCCTCCATGACCACGGCGAGTAAAGGCAGGGAGCTGGTGGTGTTCTTCAGTCTACGGGTTACTAACATGAGGTTCTCAGATGACCTCTTCAACAAGAGCTCTTCAGAATACAGATCCCTGGAGAACACCTTTTTGGAACTG CTGCTGCCTTACCTGCAGTCCAATCTAACAGGATTCAAGAAGCTAGAGATTCTTAACTTCAGGAATGGCAGCATTGTGGTCAACAGCAAGATGAAGTTCACCAAGTCAGTGCCATACAACGTGACCCAGGCCGTCCACTGTGTCCTGGAAGACTTCTGCAACGCTGCAGCcatgagactcaacattgagaTTGACAGTCACTCTCTGGACATAGAGCCTG CTGATCAAGCAGATCCCTGTAAGTTCTTGGCGTGCAACGACTTCTCTCACTGTGTGGTGAATCGGTGGTCACGGGAGGCCGAATGTCTCTGTGACCCGGGGTACATAGCTATGGACGGCCTGCCCTGTCAGAGTATCTGTGTCCTGCAGCCTGACTACTGCCAGAACGGGGGCCGTTGTGAGATAGTACCAAGGCATGGAGCCACTTGCAG